One window of the Oceanicoccus sp. KOV_DT_Chl genome contains the following:
- the murJ gene encoding murein biosynthesis integral membrane protein MurJ: MSQPDSNPASSQSPAPAGSLLRSSLLVGMMTMLSRVLGLVRDVVIAHFVGATAAADAFFVAFKIPNFMRRLFAEGAFSQAFVPVLSEYREQRSFAAVQDLVNRVAGALGGSLLLVTGVAVLCAPWIAVVFAPGFYLAEDPLRYQLTSEMIRVTFPYLLLISLTGFCGAVLNSYGRFAVPAFTPVLLNVCLISAAVLAAPYFDEPAFALAWGVLAAGLLQLTFQLPFMHGLRLSPRPVWDWQDEGVRRVLTLMVPAIFGVSVSQINLLLDTVLASFLPQGSVSWLYYSDRLVELPLGVFAIAISTVILPSLSRQQANRSAEEFSATLDWAIRMVLLIAVPAAVALFILAEPILMTLFQYGKLTARDVSMASFSLQAYSVGLLAFMLIKVLAPGYFSRQDTKTPVKIGIIAMIANMVLNIAFVVPLHFYWQLGHVGLALATSLSAFLNAGLLYRGLRRQEVYTPLPEFMTTVLRLLAAAAAMAAVLVWFLPEHALWLEWLWWQRGSIYFGFVWRVPLPTLRHCCYWARKSNISGQFISLKTLIQVATRAAQAIDLVYNHALF, from the coding sequence TTGTCGCAACCTGATTCCAACCCCGCATCGTCGCAATCACCAGCGCCGGCTGGCAGTTTACTAAGGTCAAGCCTATTGGTGGGCATGATGACAATGCTGTCTCGGGTGTTAGGTTTAGTAAGGGATGTGGTTATTGCGCATTTTGTCGGGGCAACGGCAGCAGCAGATGCCTTCTTCGTAGCCTTTAAAATTCCTAATTTTATGCGCCGTTTATTTGCGGAAGGGGCTTTTTCCCAAGCCTTTGTGCCGGTGTTGTCTGAATACCGGGAGCAGCGCAGCTTTGCTGCCGTGCAAGATCTGGTGAATCGAGTAGCAGGCGCGCTAGGAGGTAGTTTATTACTGGTTACAGGCGTTGCTGTGCTGTGTGCGCCATGGATTGCAGTTGTGTTTGCGCCGGGATTTTACTTGGCTGAAGACCCTTTACGTTATCAGCTAACCTCGGAGATGATCCGTGTTACTTTTCCCTATTTATTACTCATTTCGCTGACCGGTTTTTGTGGCGCGGTGCTGAATAGTTATGGTCGTTTTGCCGTGCCTGCATTTACCCCGGTATTGTTAAACGTATGTTTGATCAGTGCCGCGGTATTGGCTGCGCCGTACTTTGATGAGCCAGCGTTTGCATTGGCATGGGGAGTATTAGCAGCAGGGCTTTTGCAGCTGACCTTTCAGCTTCCCTTCATGCATGGTTTACGTTTGTCGCCGCGACCTGTTTGGGATTGGCAGGATGAGGGCGTCAGGCGAGTATTAACGCTGATGGTACCCGCTATTTTTGGTGTGTCCGTCAGCCAGATCAACTTATTGTTAGATACGGTGCTGGCGTCTTTTTTACCGCAAGGCAGTGTGTCATGGCTGTATTACTCCGATCGTCTGGTTGAACTGCCTTTAGGCGTTTTTGCGATTGCCATCAGCACGGTGATTTTACCGAGTTTATCGAGGCAACAGGCAAACCGTTCAGCAGAGGAATTTAGCGCCACGTTGGATTGGGCCATCCGCATGGTGTTGTTAATTGCGGTTCCGGCAGCTGTCGCACTGTTTATTCTTGCAGAGCCTATTTTAATGACCCTGTTCCAGTACGGAAAGCTGACCGCTCGTGATGTGAGTATGGCGAGTTTCAGTTTACAGGCTTATTCAGTTGGTTTACTGGCCTTTATGTTGATTAAGGTGTTGGCGCCAGGCTATTTCTCCCGGCAAGATACTAAAACACCCGTAAAAATAGGCATCATCGCAATGATTGCTAATATGGTACTGAATATTGCTTTCGTGGTTCCGTTACATTTTTACTGGCAGTTAGGGCATGTGGGACTGGCATTGGCGACCTCGCTTTCCGCGTTTTTGAATGCGGGACTTCTTTACCGTGGCTTACGCAGGCAAGAGGTCTATACGCCCCTGCCAGAATTTATGACGACAGTATTGCGTTTGTTGGCAGCAGCAGCAGCGATGGCAGCGGTGTTGGTTTGGTTTTTACCTGAGCACGCTCTTTGGCTGGAGTGGCTGTGGTGGCAGCGCGGGTCAATATACTTTGGGTTTGTTTGGCGGGTGCCGCTGCCTACTTTGCGACATTGTTGTTACTGGGCACGAAAATCAAACATTTCAGGCCAGTTCATTTCCCTGAAGACACTAATTCAAGTAGCAACACGGGCAGCACAAGCCATTGATTTAGTTTATAATCACGCGCTATTTTAG
- a CDS encoding sigma-54 dependent transcriptional regulator — translation MSKNRVLIIDDEPDIRELLEITLSRMGMVTDSADNVSSAILLLKQQHYDLCLTDMKLPDGEGLDVIHYIQQHCQQTPVAMITAFGNTELAIAALKAGAFDFVNKPIDLERLRSLIDAALKLTDTTEQVATSGQVQLLGNAPSIQSLRSQISKLARSQAPVYISGESGSGKEVVARLIHANGPRGSHPFIPVNCGAIPSELMESEFFGHVKGSFTGALENKKGLFEAAQGGTLFLDEVADLPLPMQVKLLRAIQEKAIRKVGSNDEVAIDVRILSATHKDLANEVDKERFRNDLFYRINVIELKVPPLRNRQQDITLLADFSLAQLAKEWQLEKPLLSPEAIQALNNYPFPGNVRELENTLERAFTLCEGNTIQAEDLQLSTPQPDPTTNNSNSTVKSGHTDIELAFGNLDKYLENLEKEAILLALEQTRWNKTAAAELLGISFRQMRHRLKKLSIDD, via the coding sequence ATGAGTAAAAACCGCGTATTAATTATTGATGATGAACCAGACATTCGTGAATTATTAGAAATCACTCTATCGAGAATGGGGATGGTTACCGATAGTGCCGATAACGTCAGCAGCGCAATATTACTCCTTAAGCAACAGCACTATGACTTATGTTTGACCGATATGAAACTGCCAGACGGTGAAGGACTGGATGTCATCCACTACATCCAGCAACACTGCCAACAAACACCGGTAGCAATGATCACAGCATTTGGTAATACTGAATTAGCCATCGCTGCACTTAAGGCTGGCGCCTTTGATTTTGTTAATAAACCCATTGATCTTGAGCGCTTACGCAGCTTAATTGATGCCGCATTAAAACTCACCGACACTACTGAGCAAGTGGCCACTAGCGGACAAGTACAACTGTTAGGCAACGCTCCTTCTATTCAATCTTTGCGCAGCCAAATTAGTAAACTGGCTCGTAGCCAAGCTCCAGTTTATATCAGCGGTGAATCTGGTAGCGGCAAAGAAGTCGTTGCCAGACTAATCCATGCTAATGGTCCCAGAGGAAGTCACCCGTTCATTCCGGTAAATTGCGGTGCCATTCCTTCCGAATTAATGGAGAGTGAATTCTTCGGCCATGTCAAAGGCAGCTTTACCGGTGCACTGGAAAACAAAAAGGGGTTATTTGAAGCAGCGCAGGGAGGTACTTTATTCTTGGACGAAGTTGCTGACTTACCTTTACCGATGCAAGTCAAACTATTACGTGCTATTCAGGAAAAAGCTATTCGTAAAGTCGGATCTAATGATGAAGTAGCCATTGATGTACGTATACTTAGCGCAACCCATAAAGATCTAGCTAACGAAGTAGACAAAGAACGTTTTCGCAACGATCTTTTTTACCGTATCAATGTAATTGAGTTAAAAGTCCCCCCTCTTCGAAACCGCCAGCAGGACATTACCCTGCTGGCTGATTTCTCATTGGCGCAGCTAGCAAAAGAGTGGCAATTAGAAAAACCATTACTAAGCCCTGAAGCTATTCAAGCCTTAAACAACTACCCTTTCCCTGGAAATGTTAGGGAGTTGGAAAATACGTTAGAACGTGCTTTTACATTATGTGAAGGAAATACCATTCAAGCGGAAGATTTACAGCTCAGCACCCCACAGCCGGATCCCACAACTAATAACAGCAATTCGACTGTTAAAAGCGGACATACCGACATTGAGTTAGCTTTTGGCAATTTAGATAAGTATTTAGAAAACCTTGAAAAAGAAGCTATTTTATTAGCCTTGGAACAAACCCGCTGGAACAAAACAGCGGCGGCGGAGCTACTCGGCATTTCATTTCGACAAATGCGCCATAGACTAAAAAAACTGAGCATTGATGATTAA
- the ispH gene encoding 4-hydroxy-3-methylbut-2-enyl diphosphate reductase yields MSKSNSLQIKLANPRGFCAGVDRAIEIVNRALEVFGAPIYVRHEVVHNKFVVDDLRNRGAIFVDELDEIPDDKIVIFSAHGVSLAVQEEAKRRSLKVFDATCPLVTKVHMEVAKFSLDGNECVLIGHKGHPEVEGTMGQYDHSGGGEIYLIEDCEQVARLQVKNPKTLTYVTQTTLSMDDTAQVIDALRAKFPTIQGPRKDDICYATQNRQDAVKQLAAECDLLLVVGSPNSSNSNRLSELAARMGTESYLIDSASDIQPAWLNNKTIVGITAGASAPEVLVRQVIDGLCELGAQPPEEMRGRAENITFSLPKELRIIG; encoded by the coding sequence ATGAGTAAATCAAATAGCCTACAAATAAAATTAGCCAATCCGCGTGGTTTCTGTGCCGGTGTTGATCGCGCTATTGAAATTGTCAATCGAGCGCTGGAAGTGTTTGGTGCGCCTATTTATGTGCGGCACGAGGTGGTCCACAATAAATTTGTGGTGGATGATTTACGTAATCGCGGGGCTATTTTTGTCGATGAGTTGGATGAGATCCCTGATGATAAGATTGTCATATTTAGTGCGCACGGTGTGTCACTAGCCGTACAGGAAGAAGCTAAGCGACGCAGTTTAAAAGTCTTTGATGCAACCTGCCCGTTGGTAACAAAAGTCCATATGGAAGTCGCCAAATTTTCATTGGATGGTAATGAGTGTGTATTGATTGGGCACAAGGGGCATCCTGAAGTTGAAGGTACCATGGGGCAGTATGATCACTCTGGTGGTGGTGAGATTTACTTAATCGAAGATTGTGAACAGGTTGCTCGCTTGCAGGTAAAAAACCCTAAGACACTCACGTATGTTACCCAAACAACATTGTCGATGGATGATACGGCGCAAGTTATTGACGCTCTCAGAGCCAAGTTTCCCACCATCCAGGGGCCGCGAAAAGATGATATTTGTTACGCCACCCAAAATCGTCAAGATGCGGTTAAACAATTAGCGGCAGAGTGTGATTTGCTATTAGTGGTGGGTTCGCCAAATAGTTCTAATTCTAATCGTCTGAGCGAGTTGGCTGCTAGAATGGGAACAGAATCTTATTTGATTGATTCCGCGAGTGATATTCAGCCAGCGTGGTTAAATAATAAAACTATTGTTGGTATTACAGCCGGGGCGTCAGCTCCAGAAGTGCTGGTTAGGCAAGTGATTGATGGATTATGTGAATTAGGCGCTCAGCCACCAGAGGAAATGAGAGGTCGGGCTGAGAACATTACTTTTTCCTTGCCGAAGGAGTTGAGGATTATAGGTTGA
- the ribF gene encoding bifunctional riboflavin kinase/FAD synthetase has protein sequence MELIRGLHNLRPRHQGCVTTIGAFDGVHHGHQAVLRQLIEQGKALALPTVVVVFEPLPREYFAPKQAPARLMSFREKFKAFEQLGIDRVLRIPFTPGFREMGAKEFIHKVFVDGLAAKHIIVGDDLRFGRDRGGNFDLLKREGAMYGFDVVPTSTLAIHGERVSSTRIRKALEEANFDLAEELLGKPFSITGRVIVGQQLGRQLDAPTANLQLHRLRAPLSGVYAVEVKIDKQLQGGVANIGTRPTVDDSLTAILEVHLLDFNQDIYGKTIEVIFRKKIRNEQKFDSIEQLKQQIHQDIATGREYLQAS, from the coding sequence ATGGAGTTAATTCGCGGCCTGCATAATTTGCGCCCTCGCCATCAGGGGTGTGTCACCACTATTGGTGCTTTTGATGGTGTCCACCATGGGCATCAGGCGGTTTTGCGGCAGCTGATCGAGCAGGGTAAGGCGCTGGCACTACCGACAGTAGTAGTGGTATTTGAGCCCTTGCCCAGAGAGTACTTCGCTCCCAAGCAAGCGCCGGCAAGGTTGATGAGCTTCCGTGAAAAGTTTAAAGCCTTTGAGCAGCTTGGTATCGATCGTGTTTTGCGGATACCGTTTACTCCCGGTTTCCGGGAAATGGGCGCAAAGGAATTTATCCATAAGGTTTTTGTGGATGGTTTAGCCGCCAAGCACATTATTGTCGGTGATGATTTACGCTTTGGTCGCGACCGTGGTGGAAACTTCGACTTGCTAAAGCGTGAAGGCGCTATGTACGGGTTTGATGTTGTGCCAACCTCGACACTGGCTATTCACGGTGAGCGGGTTAGTAGTACACGGATTCGTAAAGCGTTGGAAGAGGCGAATTTTGACTTGGCTGAGGAGTTGCTTGGCAAGCCATTCAGTATTACCGGTCGGGTGATAGTGGGGCAGCAGCTGGGCAGGCAGTTGGATGCGCCGACGGCCAATTTACAATTACACCGTTTGCGGGCGCCTTTATCCGGAGTGTATGCCGTTGAAGTGAAAATCGACAAGCAGTTGCAAGGCGGTGTCGCTAATATTGGTACCCGACCCACTGTTGATGATAGTTTAACGGCTATTTTGGAAGTTCATTTGCTGGATTTTAATCAAGACATTTACGGTAAAACGATTGAAGTTATTTTTCGGAAAAAAATTCGCAATGAACAAAAGTTCGATTCGATCGAACAGTTAAAACAGCAAATCCATCAGGATATTGCCACTGGCCGAGAGTACTTGCAGGCCAGCTAG
- the fkpB gene encoding FKBP-type peptidyl-prolyl cis-trans isomerase: MITSDVISEASRVTLNFSLKLEDGSVIDSNFDKKAVSFAMGDGSLLAGFEKKLLGLSAGQQQQFSVLPEEGFGQPNPNNIQRFGRKDFAEDMELVEGMVISFADAAQSELPGVVKSVIGDEVVVDFNHPLAGKIIQFEVSIVAVEQG; encoded by the coding sequence ATGATCACCTCTGACGTAATTTCTGAAGCCAGTCGAGTCACCCTGAATTTTTCTCTAAAGCTGGAAGATGGCTCTGTGATTGACTCCAATTTTGATAAAAAAGCCGTTAGTTTTGCAATGGGTGACGGCAGCTTGCTGGCTGGGTTTGAAAAAAAGTTACTCGGTTTATCCGCTGGGCAGCAGCAACAGTTTTCAGTATTGCCGGAGGAAGGCTTTGGTCAGCCAAATCCAAATAATATCCAGAGGTTTGGGCGCAAAGATTTTGCTGAAGACATGGAATTGGTCGAAGGTATGGTTATTTCTTTTGCTGATGCTGCGCAGTCTGAATTACCAGGCGTGGTAAAATCCGTCATTGGTGATGAAGTTGTGGTTGATTTTAATCACCCGCTAGCAGGTAAAATCATTCAATTTGAAGTAAGTATTGTTGCGGTTGAGCAGGGTTGA
- the ileS gene encoding isoleucine--tRNA ligase gives MTDYKPTLNLPKTAFPMKANLAQREPQTLKQWQQSNLYGKIREASKGRPQFILHDGPPYANGDIHIGHAVNKIIKDMIVKSKTMNGFDAPYIPGWDCHGLPIELNVEKKVGKAGVKVEPSVFRSKCREYAQKQVNGQKKDFIRLGVLGDWDNPYLTMSFKNEADIIRSLGKIADNGHLQKGFKPVHWCMDCGSALAEAEVEYKDKNSPAIDVAYEAVDASVILSACGVSDPIEGGVAIAIWTTTPWTLPASMAVSVNPELEYVLVAFDSDGVKRNVIFAEALVPTVMARLGVENYSVIGRCQGEVLELVALQHPFYDRHVPVVLGDHVTTDAGTGAVHTAPGHGVDDFNVGQRYGLEVYNPVGSNGVYLPDTEIFAGQHVLKANAVVIELLAEKKRLLHHVEFNHSYPHCWRHKTPIIFRATPQWFISMQQNGLLEKALQEVDKVAWKPSWGRARIDSMINNRPDWCVSRQRTWGVPIALFIHKQTAELHPDSQQLVEKVALLVEQKGIDAWFELDAAELLDADAENYEKVTDTLDVWFDSGVTHASVLGDREELRFPADLYMEGSDQHRGWFQSSLLTSVAMNGRAPYKEVLTHGFTIDADGRKMSKSIGNTIAPQTVMNTLGADILRLWVAATDYRNEMTVSDENFNRTADSYRRIRNTARFLLSNMSGFEPEKHLVPAENMLHLDRWVVDAAARLQQDIIAAYEAYQFHVIYQKLHNFCVVELGGFYLDVIKDRQYTTHEDCLARRSAQSALYHIIRALVRWIAPITSFTADELWQHIPGEKEESVFLAQWYQGLATLPAESEFNAAYWQTVMAVKTAVNKELESKRGQGVIGGSLEAEVILYCNTDLTELLQRLDNELRFALITSTAVVKPLAESIDAVATEVDGLEIAVKQSEHAKCARCWHHREDVGANAAHEELCERCVDNVEGAGEQRFYA, from the coding sequence ATGACTGATTACAAACCAACACTAAATTTACCCAAAACAGCTTTCCCGATGAAGGCCAATTTGGCGCAGCGCGAACCTCAGACGTTAAAGCAATGGCAGCAGAGTAATCTCTACGGCAAGATTCGTGAAGCATCCAAAGGGCGGCCCCAATTTATTTTGCATGATGGCCCTCCGTATGCCAACGGTGATATTCATATCGGTCATGCCGTCAATAAAATCATTAAAGACATGATAGTGAAATCAAAAACCATGAATGGATTTGATGCCCCCTATATCCCGGGCTGGGATTGCCACGGCTTGCCTATTGAGTTGAATGTAGAAAAGAAGGTAGGCAAGGCTGGTGTTAAAGTTGAACCGTCGGTTTTTCGCAGCAAATGCCGTGAATATGCGCAGAAGCAAGTGAATGGGCAGAAGAAAGATTTTATTCGCTTGGGTGTGTTGGGTGATTGGGATAACCCCTATCTGACTATGAGCTTTAAAAATGAGGCGGATATTATTCGTTCTTTGGGCAAAATTGCTGACAATGGTCATTTGCAGAAAGGCTTTAAACCCGTGCACTGGTGCATGGATTGCGGTTCGGCTTTGGCTGAAGCCGAGGTTGAATACAAAGATAAAAACTCACCGGCAATTGACGTCGCTTATGAAGCGGTAGATGCTTCAGTAATACTTTCTGCTTGTGGTGTTAGTGACCCCATAGAGGGTGGTGTCGCCATTGCCATCTGGACTACCACGCCATGGACCTTACCGGCCAGCATGGCGGTTAGTGTTAATCCAGAGCTGGAATATGTACTGGTTGCGTTTGATAGTGATGGAGTGAAGCGCAATGTGATTTTCGCCGAGGCTTTGGTCCCAACAGTGATGGCGCGCTTAGGTGTTGAGAATTATAGCGTGATAGGTCGCTGCCAAGGTGAAGTGTTAGAGCTTGTGGCGTTGCAGCATCCATTTTATGACCGCCATGTACCCGTAGTGTTAGGCGATCACGTAACTACTGATGCTGGTACTGGTGCAGTACACACCGCGCCTGGTCACGGTGTTGACGATTTTAATGTCGGTCAGCGCTATGGTCTTGAGGTGTATAACCCTGTGGGCTCCAATGGTGTGTATCTGCCCGATACTGAAATTTTTGCTGGTCAGCATGTACTTAAAGCCAATGCGGTAGTGATTGAATTGCTGGCAGAGAAAAAACGCCTGTTGCACCACGTTGAGTTTAACCATAGCTACCCGCATTGCTGGCGACACAAAACCCCGATTATTTTTCGGGCTACGCCGCAGTGGTTTATTTCCATGCAACAAAATGGATTGCTGGAAAAAGCCTTGCAAGAAGTCGATAAAGTTGCGTGGAAACCATCATGGGGGCGCGCTCGAATTGATTCAATGATTAATAACCGCCCTGACTGGTGTGTCTCGCGGCAGCGTACTTGGGGAGTGCCTATTGCCTTGTTTATTCATAAGCAAACGGCTGAACTACATCCGGATTCGCAACAGCTAGTTGAAAAAGTAGCGCTGTTAGTTGAGCAAAAAGGGATTGATGCATGGTTTGAACTAGATGCTGCTGAGTTATTAGACGCTGATGCGGAGAACTACGAAAAAGTAACTGACACTTTAGATGTGTGGTTTGATTCCGGTGTAACCCATGCTTCGGTATTAGGTGATCGAGAAGAATTACGGTTTCCCGCCGATTTATATATGGAAGGATCAGATCAACATCGCGGCTGGTTTCAGTCATCGTTGCTAACCTCGGTTGCGATGAATGGCCGTGCGCCATACAAAGAAGTATTAACCCATGGTTTTACCATCGATGCTGATGGTCGCAAAATGTCAAAGTCCATTGGTAATACCATCGCGCCGCAAACGGTGATGAATACGCTGGGAGCGGATATTCTTCGTTTATGGGTAGCTGCAACGGACTACCGTAATGAAATGACGGTAAGTGATGAAAACTTTAATCGCACCGCAGACTCCTATCGACGCATCCGTAATACTGCTCGTTTTTTATTATCCAATATGAGTGGCTTTGAGCCTGAAAAGCATCTGGTGCCTGCTGAAAACATGTTGCACCTGGACCGTTGGGTTGTCGATGCGGCGGCTCGCTTGCAACAGGATATTATTGCCGCCTATGAAGCTTATCAGTTTCATGTCATCTACCAGAAGTTACATAATTTTTGTGTGGTTGAGTTGGGTGGTTTTTATCTTGATGTCATTAAAGATCGTCAGTACACCACCCACGAAGATTGCCTGGCTAGACGCTCAGCGCAATCCGCTTTGTATCATATTATTCGGGCGTTGGTACGGTGGATTGCGCCTATCACCAGTTTTACCGCAGATGAACTATGGCAGCATATTCCTGGAGAAAAAGAAGAGTCGGTATTTTTGGCGCAGTGGTACCAAGGTCTTGCAACATTGCCTGCAGAAAGTGAATTCAATGCCGCTTACTGGCAAACGGTGATGGCAGTGAAAACTGCTGTCAATAAAGAGCTGGAAAGTAAGCGGGGTCAGGGGGTGATTGGTGGCTCCCTGGAGGCCGAGGTCATACTGTACTGCAATACTGATTTGACCGAACTGTTGCAGCGTTTGGATAACGAATTGCGCTTTGCTTTGATCACGTCAACTGCGGTGGTTAAACCTTTGGCTGAATCAATAGATGCAGTTGCCACTGAGGTAGATGGCTTGGAAATAGCTGTTAAACAAAGTGAGCATGCCAAGTGTGCACGTTGCTGGCATCATCGTGAAGATGTGGGCGCTAACGCAGCGCATGAAGAATTGTGTGAGCGCTGTGTTGATAATGTTGAAGGCGCTGGTGAGCAGCGTTTTTACGCGTAG
- the lspA gene encoding signal peptidase II, with protein MSLNRQAVGWLLIAMFIVALDQWTKYLASTQLNYGIPVEILPVFNLTLQHNTGAAFSFLADAGGWQRWFFTAVSSLVSIVLFVWLCRLPRKQPVLAASLSFILAGAVGNLWDRVALGYVVDFISVHYQGSFFPAFNIADSAITLGAAFMILDMFMNPDNHQSDKSNAESKS; from the coding sequence ATGTCATTAAATCGACAGGCTGTGGGCTGGTTATTGATCGCAATGTTTATTGTTGCGCTTGATCAATGGACTAAATACTTGGCCAGTACGCAATTGAATTACGGTATACCCGTAGAGATTTTGCCGGTATTTAATCTCACATTGCAACATAACACGGGAGCAGCCTTTAGCTTTTTAGCGGATGCAGGGGGCTGGCAGCGTTGGTTTTTTACTGCTGTTTCCTCACTGGTGAGTATTGTGTTATTCGTTTGGTTATGTCGTTTGCCGCGTAAGCAGCCAGTATTGGCGGCTAGTTTGTCATTTATCCTTGCTGGGGCTGTGGGAAACTTATGGGATCGAGTGGCTTTGGGTTATGTAGTGGATTTTATTTCGGTGCATTACCAAGGGTCTTTTTTTCCGGCATTTAATATTGCTGATTCGGCGATCACCCTCGGTGCGGCTTTTATGATATTGGATATGTTTATGAATCCTGACAATCACCAGTCTGATAAAAGTAATGCCGAGTCAAAATCGTAA
- a CDS encoding PAS domain-containing sensor histidine kinase — protein sequence MSSPEITLDGDQQQNLALLKIYTSYRAILCIALLSTFLLATDKILVGGLNPALFVFVTTLYLLLNIIGLIVILPKRTPLTNQQLFAHFFVDIAAITLIADTSNGVGSGIGILLVVIIAAASIMLSKQLAALIAAIASIAIIGDTARLVNAGSLDIASFLPAGMLGMILFITSLLIQNLANRIRGAQLLAEQRSEDVSRLQSLNQNIVQRMRTGILVINEEGIIQLANAAASELLAIPDLEKISASKKHLPPQLMVHFKQWQANNYYRSPGLQMLDTGPELHASFSAFNLQSSNDNDTLVFIEDNRRIAQQAQQIKLASLGRLTASIAHEIRNPLGAISHAAQLLAESEQLADADKRLSDIIQNHSKRMNKVIENVLQLSRRSAPNPERVILDQWLTQFISEFESSEPGEHLIKLTGEKDCAATIDCSQLSQVVTNLVQNGLRYSLQQTGKATVQLHIHSTTDTNFPQLDIIDDGPGIDSNSKEKLFEPFYTTEAKGSGLGLYISRELCEANQARLDYLTNEQGKSCFRISFPHPDRRLLTE from the coding sequence ATGTCAAGCCCAGAAATTACGCTAGATGGTGACCAGCAACAAAACCTGGCGCTGCTAAAAATCTATACCTCTTATCGCGCCATTCTGTGCATTGCCTTATTAAGTACTTTTTTATTGGCGACTGATAAAATTTTAGTTGGCGGCCTCAACCCTGCCCTATTTGTCTTCGTGACTACGCTATATTTATTACTAAATATAATTGGCCTGATAGTCATCCTGCCAAAACGAACGCCTTTAACTAACCAGCAATTATTTGCCCACTTCTTTGTCGATATCGCTGCTATTACACTTATAGCTGACACCAGTAATGGCGTCGGCAGTGGCATAGGAATTTTGCTTGTTGTTATCATCGCAGCTGCAAGCATAATGCTATCAAAACAACTAGCGGCATTAATCGCCGCTATAGCCAGCATCGCCATTATCGGTGACACCGCGCGACTGGTAAACGCTGGCAGCCTCGATATCGCCAGCTTCTTGCCCGCAGGTATGCTGGGCATGATTTTATTTATCACTTCGCTATTGATTCAAAATCTCGCCAACCGTATACGCGGTGCCCAATTACTAGCAGAACAACGTAGCGAAGATGTTAGCCGGCTACAGTCTCTCAACCAAAATATTGTGCAGCGTATGCGTACCGGAATTTTGGTAATCAATGAAGAAGGCATCATCCAACTTGCGAATGCCGCAGCTAGCGAACTCTTGGCCATCCCTGACCTTGAAAAAATATCTGCCTCCAAAAAACATCTACCACCGCAATTAATGGTGCACTTTAAACAATGGCAAGCGAACAATTACTATCGCAGCCCGGGACTACAAATGCTCGATACCGGACCAGAACTGCATGCAAGCTTTTCAGCCTTTAACTTACAAAGTTCAAACGATAACGATACCTTGGTATTTATTGAAGACAACCGACGTATTGCCCAGCAAGCCCAGCAAATAAAATTAGCTTCTTTGGGAAGACTGACTGCGAGTATCGCGCACGAGATACGTAACCCACTAGGTGCCATTAGTCACGCTGCACAATTACTGGCTGAATCCGAACAATTAGCCGACGCCGACAAACGACTTAGCGATATTATTCAAAATCACTCCAAACGAATGAATAAAGTCATCGAAAATGTACTACAACTATCTCGACGTAGCGCACCCAACCCAGAGCGCGTGATACTCGACCAGTGGTTGACGCAGTTTATTAGTGAGTTTGAAAGTAGCGAACCCGGTGAACACCTGATCAAATTAACGGGAGAAAAAGACTGTGCAGCCACGATAGATTGTAGCCAACTATCACAAGTAGTCACTAACCTAGTCCAAAATGGATTACGTTATAGCCTGCAACAAACCGGAAAAGCCACAGTGCAGCTACACATTCACAGTACGACCGATACTAACTTCCCACAACTGGATATCATTGATGATGGTCCGGGAATCGATAGCAACAGCAAGGAAAAATTATTCGAGCCCTTTTATACTACCGAAGCCAAAGGTAGCGGCTTGGGTCTTTATATTTCGCGCGAACTTTGTGAAGCTAACCAGGCACGTTTAGACTATTTAACTAATGAACAAGGCAAGAGCTGCTTCCGTATCAGCTTCCCACACCCTGACCGACGATTACTGACAGAGTAA